A stretch of the Peromyscus leucopus breed LL Stock chromosome 10, UCI_PerLeu_2.1, whole genome shotgun sequence genome encodes the following:
- the Cabs1 gene encoding calcium-binding and spermatid-specific protein 1 encodes MAEDGSPKIYSHPPRESSKTPTEAAIFFGADNTIPKSETTITSEGDHITPVNECTPDGDFSTTINKLTPAKEKLKLEDDIEATLKSTTLSDKEITPTETPISKTKESITENFIPVKLGNISSPVGTVSLIDFSSNMTKEDIILATIDTGDKEILPTAELSGTLEDSTDDSEDASALPDENTEADGNSSTNSDVPDDGDVQVTDSLSPEAEMPPSPEKEVTTPPDTTNIAEENATETDLTVSPKAATKLSDSDEEKFITVFELTNSAEKAKDNPEDALTDEESTDGVNAWMEKETVNEAENHSVLLTAVESRYDFIAPASGNKNSVEEPTTNTTEDLSENDTTESVTKDTEEFPSVTSIVDTLKHKEDSSTTDSGIFKLLKEDPDDLMM; translated from the coding sequence ATGGCTGAAGATGGATCACCCAAAATTTATTCTCATCCACCAAGAGAGAGCAGTAAAACACCAACAGAAGCAGCCATCTTCTTCGGGGCTGACAACACCATTCCTAAATCAGAAACAACCATTACCTCTGAAGGAGACCATATTACTCCAGTAAACGAGTGCACACCAGATGGTGATTTTTCTACTACAATCAACAAGCTCACACCGGCAAAGGAAAAGCTCAAGCTGGAAGATGATATCGAGGCCACTCTGAAGTCAACAACTCTTTCAGATAAAGAAATTACTCCAACTGAAACTCCAATCTCCAAAACTAAGGAATCAATTACTGAAAATTTCATTCCAGTGAAACTGGGAAACATCTCCTCCCCAGTTGGTACTGTTTCTTTAATAGATTTTTCCAGTAACATGACAAAAGAAGACATCATCTTAGCCaccattgacacaggagacaaagAAATCCTACCTACTGCTGAGCTCTCTGGCACACTGGAGGACAGCACTGACGATTCGGAAGACGCCTCTGCACTTCCAGATGAAAACACAGAAGCTGATGGTAACTCCTCTACCAATTCCGACGTTCCTGACGATGGAGATGTCCAGGTCACTGACTCCTTGAGTCCTGAGGCTGAGATGCCTCCCTCTCCTGAAAAAGAGGTCACCACCCCTCCAGACACaaccaacattgcagaagagaacGCAACTGAAACTGACCTGACTGTTTCCCCCAAAGCTGCAACTAAATTATCTGACTCAGATGAAGAAAAGTTTATCACTGTTTTTGAACTCACTAACTCTGCTGAAAAAGCCAAAGATAACCCAGAAGATGCTTTAACTGATGAGGAATCGACTGATGGAGTTAATGCTTGGATGGAGAAAGAGACTGTGAATGAGGCAGAGAACCATTCTGTTTTGCTTACTGCTGTTGAATCCAGGTATGACTTCATTGCCCCTGCCTCAGGAAACAAGAACAGCGTGGAGGAACCGACCACTAACACAACAGAAGATCTATCTGAAAATGATACAACAGAATCGGTAACTAAGGACACAGAGGAGTTTCCTTCAGTGACATCTATAGTAGATACCCTTAAACACAAGGAGGACTCTTCTACAACTGACTCTGGTATCTTCAAATTGCTGAAAGAAGATCCCGATGACCTAATGATGTAG